In one window of Haloterrigena salifodinae DNA:
- the thpR gene encoding RNA 2',3'-cyclic phosphodiesterase yields MRLFVSVDLPDDLAASVADLQAEFEDASGLNFTDPEQAHVTLKFLGDVDEDRLPALEREFEAAVADADVDPFTVRYGGLGVFPSLDYINVVWFGTETGGEELTRLHEAIEERTTAMGFEAESHDFTPHVTLARMEHAGGKDLVQELVRERDPTIGETTVEEVRLTESTLTDSGPVYSTVESFPLE; encoded by the coding sequence ATGCGACTGTTCGTCAGCGTCGACCTCCCCGACGACCTCGCGGCGTCGGTCGCCGACCTGCAAGCCGAGTTCGAGGACGCCAGCGGGCTAAACTTCACGGATCCCGAGCAGGCCCATGTCACGCTGAAGTTCCTCGGCGATGTGGACGAGGACCGACTGCCCGCCCTCGAGCGAGAGTTCGAGGCTGCGGTCGCGGACGCCGACGTCGATCCCTTCACGGTCCGCTACGGCGGCCTCGGCGTCTTCCCGAGCCTCGACTACATTAACGTGGTCTGGTTCGGTACCGAAACGGGTGGCGAGGAACTCACGCGGCTCCACGAGGCGATCGAGGAGCGAACGACGGCGATGGGATTCGAAGCGGAGTCCCACGACTTCACGCCCCACGTCACGCTCGCGCGGATGGAACACGCCGGCGGCAAGGACCTGGTTCAAGAACTCGTCCGCGAGCGCGATCCAACGATCGGTGAGACGACGGTCGAGGAGGTGCGCCTGACCGAGAGCACCCTCACCGATTCGGGGCCAGTGTACTCGACGGTCGAGTCGTTCCCCCTCGAGTAG
- a CDS encoding ABC transporter permease subunit, whose amino-acid sequence MNWRPTARKDFRDSIRSRTIWILLVVLVGLFVLGSAVFGPDSGAFPAFVETAFGNVYGLVPLIGIALGYKAVLYERESGSLVLALSLPQSRRDFVAGKLVGRSLVLGFPLVAGLVVAGAVAAAQYDSAAPLSYLAFVGATVLYSVAFVSIAIACSMSFEADRQVLVRAIGLYVALDRAWIWLVDTIVSVLFRFNAPSPIPDWAVALQLASPSEAYRHLVAVRFGFDSTQAHLAAAAPSVVNSWTALVVLLGWILGPVAIGYLRFRDADL is encoded by the coding sequence ATGAACTGGCGGCCGACCGCACGAAAGGATTTCCGGGATTCGATCCGCTCGCGGACGATCTGGATCCTGCTCGTGGTGCTCGTCGGCCTGTTCGTCCTCGGAAGCGCCGTCTTCGGTCCGGACTCCGGAGCGTTCCCGGCGTTCGTCGAGACGGCGTTCGGGAACGTCTACGGGCTGGTACCCCTGATCGGCATCGCGTTGGGCTACAAGGCCGTGCTCTACGAGCGCGAATCGGGAAGTCTCGTCCTCGCGCTGTCGCTGCCCCAGTCGCGCCGAGACTTCGTCGCCGGCAAACTCGTCGGGCGCTCGCTCGTGCTCGGGTTCCCGCTGGTCGCCGGACTGGTCGTCGCCGGCGCGGTCGCAGCCGCGCAGTACGACTCCGCGGCGCCGCTGTCGTATCTGGCCTTCGTCGGCGCAACCGTGCTGTACAGCGTCGCGTTCGTTTCGATCGCGATCGCCTGCTCGATGAGTTTCGAGGCCGATCGCCAGGTTCTCGTCAGGGCGATCGGCCTCTACGTCGCGCTCGATCGGGCCTGGATCTGGCTTGTGGACACGATCGTCTCGGTTCTGTTCCGTTTCAACGCCCCGTCGCCGATCCCCGACTGGGCGGTGGCCCTCCAGTTGGCGTCGCCGAGCGAGGCGTACCGTCACCTCGTCGCCGTCCGCTTCGGGTTCGATTCCACGCAAGCCCACCTCGCTGCGGCGGCACCGTCGGTCGTCAATTCCTGGACTGCGCTGGTCGTTCTATTGGGCTGGATCCTCGGTCCCGTCGCGATCGGCTACCTCCGCTTCAGGGACGCCGACCTCTGA
- a CDS encoding ABC transporter permease subunit, translating to MSWTTIARREYATTGDSRAIRWLLWALAGACVLSGYLFPVLGSEPYTTKAFASFGFLTGSIDYLLPLIGVFLGYGAIVTERTSGQLTLLLSLPYSRRDLVVGKLVGRSLAFATTLVAALAVAGALVVYPLGSLSPGWYLAFVALTVLYGVIFVGIATAISMLTQSKHLATAGAFGAYGLFVLVWRTARAALAFGLETVGVIDGALPDPALFLFGLNPVTLYDRLVTGFFVDGGAGPYAGSSAWYLSEWLALPLFLAWVVVPVAFGYLRFRNTDL from the coding sequence ATGTCGTGGACGACGATCGCGCGCCGGGAGTACGCGACGACCGGCGACTCCCGAGCGATCCGATGGTTGCTGTGGGCGCTCGCCGGCGCCTGCGTCCTGAGCGGCTACCTGTTTCCGGTTCTCGGCAGCGAGCCCTACACCACGAAAGCGTTCGCCAGCTTCGGCTTCCTGACCGGGAGCATCGATTACCTCTTGCCGCTGATCGGCGTCTTCCTCGGCTACGGCGCGATCGTCACCGAGCGGACGTCCGGCCAGTTGACGCTGCTGCTGTCGCTGCCGTACAGCCGCCGCGATCTCGTCGTCGGCAAACTCGTCGGGCGCTCGCTCGCGTTCGCGACGACGCTCGTCGCCGCGCTAGCCGTCGCCGGCGCGCTCGTGGTCTATCCCCTCGGCTCGCTCTCGCCAGGTTGGTATCTGGCCTTCGTCGCGCTGACCGTCCTCTACGGCGTGATCTTCGTCGGGATCGCGACCGCGATTTCGATGCTCACACAGTCGAAACACCTCGCGACCGCCGGCGCGTTCGGCGCGTACGGGCTGTTCGTCCTCGTCTGGCGGACCGCTCGCGCGGCCCTGGCGTTCGGCCTCGAGACGGTCGGAGTGATCGACGGCGCGTTGCCCGACCCCGCGTTGTTCCTGTTCGGACTGAACCCGGTAACGCTGTACGATCGGCTGGTGACTGGGTTCTTCGTCGACGGCGGCGCCGGCCCCTACGCGGGATCGAGCGCCTGGTACCTCAGCGAGTGGCTCGCGCTCCCGCTGTTTCTCGCCTGGGTCGTCGTCCCCGTCGCGTTCGGCTACCTGCGATTTCGCAACACAGACCTATGA
- a CDS encoding ABC transporter ATP-binding protein translates to MAAITVENVSKQYGTVTALDRVDLTVDEGEVFGFLGPNGAGKSTLINVFLDFAQPDNGRAAIFGHDCQSESVAAKSRMGVLPDGYTVYDRLTGRQHIEYAIEAKETDVEPMAVLDRVGIRDAADQRAGGYSKGMAQRLVLGMALVGEPDLLVLDEPTSGLDPHGIKQIRTVIREERERGATVFFSSHILEQVEAVCDRVGILYDGELVATDTIEGLRQSVGGTTKLLITVDRAEAGVLERVESLAGVERAWPNPEADRVEVTCSNDAKMDVLITLNEAGVDIENFRTEEASLEEMFVEYTSGAS, encoded by the coding sequence ATGGCTGCAATAACGGTCGAGAACGTCTCGAAGCAGTACGGGACCGTGACGGCGCTCGATCGCGTCGATCTGACGGTCGACGAGGGGGAGGTCTTCGGCTTCCTCGGACCGAACGGCGCGGGCAAGTCGACGCTGATCAACGTGTTCCTCGACTTCGCTCAGCCGGACAACGGGCGGGCGGCGATCTTCGGCCACGACTGTCAGTCGGAGTCCGTCGCGGCCAAGTCCCGCATGGGCGTCCTCCCGGACGGCTACACCGTCTACGACCGACTGACCGGGCGCCAGCACATCGAGTACGCGATCGAGGCCAAGGAGACCGACGTCGAACCGATGGCCGTTCTCGATCGCGTTGGTATCCGCGACGCGGCCGATCAGCGGGCCGGCGGCTACTCGAAGGGGATGGCCCAGCGGCTCGTCCTCGGCATGGCGCTGGTCGGCGAGCCCGACCTGCTCGTCCTCGACGAGCCCACCAGCGGGCTCGATCCCCACGGGATCAAGCAGATCCGAACGGTCATCCGCGAGGAACGCGAGCGCGGCGCGACCGTCTTCTTCTCGAGTCACATCTTAGAGCAGGTCGAGGCGGTCTGCGACCGCGTCGGTATCCTCTACGACGGCGAACTCGTCGCGACGGACACGATCGAGGGGCTGCGCCAGTCGGTCGGCGGCACGACGAAGCTGTTGATCACGGTCGACCGCGCCGAAGCGGGCGTCCTCGAGCGGGTCGAATCGCTCGCGGGCGTCGAGCGCGCCTGGCCGAACCCCGAGGCCGACCGGGTTGAGGTGACCTGCTCGAACGACGCCAAGATGGACGTGCTGATCACGCTCAACGAGGCCGGCGTCGACATCGAGAACTTCCGGACGGAAGAGGCGTCGCTCGAGGAGATGTTCGTCGAGTACACGAGCGGAGCGAGCTGA
- a CDS encoding tetratricopeptide repeat protein — protein MTDREGDREGDHRFSDGEGFDDAYEEFDLDPPELAVDPGKVDPVDSRVVTDTLDDQNLAKDDVDAEELLDVGLNYMQINRYEQATDAFERTAQFAEDERLEQEAWVNKGVAHAELEEYDAAIGAHREAINIDDSSEHAATAETNLAYALWEFGETSQALDHAERAVEIDERFAEGWFNRAFFLSERGLAEEALHCIDNAIRLGLRNTKVLEEKAEILEELGEYDEAEEIAEEANEMRERAEQHVMEERTDGQSQGRGQGGSLGGPQSQPQRGQDPQGGFDIADPGQASDRDEEDWRLE, from the coding sequence ATGACTGACCGAGAAGGCGATCGCGAGGGCGATCACCGGTTCTCCGACGGCGAGGGATTCGACGACGCCTACGAGGAGTTCGATCTGGACCCGCCGGAGTTGGCCGTCGATCCGGGGAAGGTTGACCCCGTCGACTCGCGGGTCGTCACCGACACGCTCGACGACCAGAACCTCGCCAAGGACGATGTCGACGCCGAGGAACTGCTCGACGTCGGCCTGAACTACATGCAGATCAACCGCTACGAGCAGGCTACCGACGCCTTCGAGCGGACCGCCCAGTTCGCCGAGGACGAGCGCTTAGAGCAGGAGGCGTGGGTGAACAAGGGCGTCGCCCACGCTGAACTCGAGGAGTACGACGCGGCGATCGGCGCCCATCGCGAGGCCATTAACATCGACGACTCGAGCGAGCACGCGGCAACTGCCGAGACCAACCTCGCGTACGCGCTCTGGGAGTTCGGCGAGACCTCCCAGGCCCTAGACCACGCCGAGCGCGCCGTCGAGATCGACGAGCGGTTCGCCGAGGGCTGGTTCAACCGCGCCTTCTTCCTCTCGGAGCGCGGGCTGGCCGAGGAGGCCTTACACTGCATCGACAACGCCATTCGGCTGGGGCTTCGCAATACTAAGGTCCTCGAGGAGAAGGCCGAGATTCTGGAGGAACTTGGCGAGTACGACGAGGCCGAAGAGATCGCCGAGGAGGCAAACGAGATGCGCGAGCGCGCCGAACAGCACGTCATGGAGGAACGCACGGACGGCCAGTCCCAGGGACGGGGCCAGGGCGGCTCCCTCGGCGGTCCGCAGTCCCAGCCCCAGCGCGGACAGGACCCACAGGGCGGGTTCGACATCGCCGATCCCGGTCAGGCGTCCGACCGCGACGAGGAAGACTGGCGGCTCGAGTAA
- a CDS encoding DUF424 domain-containing protein: MLVNERQTQEGLLVAVCDEDVLGETFEGDDISLTVTEEFYGGESADESAVVDSLSRAAVANLVGTRAVELAIEEGFIDEANVLEVGSTLHAQLLRMQQF; the protein is encoded by the coding sequence ATGCTCGTCAACGAACGACAGACCCAGGAGGGGTTGCTCGTGGCGGTCTGCGACGAGGACGTCCTCGGCGAAACCTTCGAGGGCGACGACATCTCGCTGACCGTCACCGAGGAGTTCTACGGCGGCGAGAGCGCCGACGAGAGCGCCGTCGTCGACAGCCTCTCGCGGGCGGCCGTCGCCAACCTCGTCGGCACGCGCGCCGTCGAACTCGCCATCGAAGAGGGCTTTATCGACGAGGCGAACGTCCTCGAGGTCGGATCGACGCTGCACGCGCAGTTACTGCGGATGCAGCAGTTCTGA
- a CDS encoding ABC transporter permease has translation MSGHIGTVARKEFEDAGRSKLLWSLIGLLVGLVTIGYVAIWYTADDVTAAEVLSFVGTPLQVILPIAALIAGYMAVVGERRSGSIKLLLGLPPNRTDVVFGKLLGRTAVVTAAVALACLVSLVLGAVLFGSVPFVDWLGFAAVSTLFGAAFAGLAVGTSAAVSTRGKSMAIVVGIYMILIALWELITAGPYYLIYGEGPPVEAETWYLVVEQFNPIFAYTNLISQIVEGSVFPFQFQYGLQSVEAYGMTPAQRYPGDAPFYLQDEFGVVVLLCWLVVPVAIGYHRFNRADL, from the coding sequence ATGAGCGGGCACATCGGCACCGTGGCTCGCAAGGAGTTCGAGGACGCCGGGCGCTCGAAACTGCTCTGGTCGCTGATCGGACTGCTCGTCGGGCTGGTCACCATCGGCTACGTCGCCATCTGGTACACGGCCGACGACGTCACCGCGGCGGAGGTGCTCAGCTTCGTCGGCACGCCCCTGCAGGTGATCCTCCCCATCGCGGCGCTGATCGCCGGCTACATGGCCGTCGTCGGGGAGCGACGCTCGGGGAGCATCAAGCTCCTCTTGGGCCTGCCGCCGAACCGGACCGACGTCGTCTTCGGGAAGTTGCTCGGCCGGACGGCCGTCGTCACCGCCGCCGTCGCGCTCGCCTGCCTCGTCTCGCTGGTCCTCGGCGCGGTCCTGTTCGGCTCAGTTCCGTTCGTCGATTGGCTCGGCTTCGCCGCCGTCTCCACGCTGTTCGGGGCGGCCTTCGCCGGACTGGCCGTCGGCACCTCCGCCGCCGTCTCCACGCGGGGTAAGTCGATGGCGATCGTCGTCGGGATCTACATGATTCTCATCGCGCTGTGGGAGCTCATCACGGCCGGTCCCTACTACCTCATCTACGGCGAGGGGCCGCCGGTCGAGGCCGAAACCTGGTACCTCGTCGTCGAGCAGTTCAACCCGATCTTCGCGTACACCAACCTGATCAGCCAGATCGTCGAGGGATCGGTGTTTCCGTTCCAGTTCCAGTACGGCCTCCAGTCGGTCGAGGCCTACGGGATGACGCCCGCCCAGCGCTACCCCGGCGACGCGCCCTTTTACCTCCAAGACGAGTTCGGCGTCGTCGTCCTGCTATGTTGGCTGGTCGTCCCCGTCGCGATCGGCTACCACCGATTCAATCGGGCGGATCTGTAG
- a CDS encoding ABC transporter ATP-binding protein, with product MTAIETSGLTKTYGDLVAVDDLDLSVEEGEVFGFLGPNGAGKSTTINMLLDFTRPSAGSATVLGYDAQTEADAISPRVGVLPEGFDIYPRLSGRRHVEFAIETKDADNDPDAIIERVGLSAEDADRPAGDYSKGMRQRLATGMALVGDPDLLIMDEPSSGLDPHGIREMQDLVRAEAERGTTVFFSSHILQHVEAVCDRVGVLNNGELVAVDTIEGLREEIGGGATMELTLVEAAAGLRETAASVAGITDVVASDHALECTVTDPAAKADLVIALDGAGATIQDVRIDDVSLETLFTALTNGDEREAATETEAAPATASESEVAR from the coding sequence ATGACCGCGATAGAGACGTCCGGCCTGACGAAAACGTACGGCGACCTCGTCGCCGTTGACGACCTCGACCTCTCGGTCGAGGAAGGAGAGGTGTTCGGCTTTCTGGGGCCCAACGGCGCCGGGAAGTCGACGACGATCAACATGCTGCTCGATTTCACCCGTCCGTCCGCGGGCTCGGCGACGGTGCTCGGCTACGACGCGCAGACCGAGGCCGACGCGATCAGTCCCCGGGTCGGTGTCCTCCCCGAGGGGTTCGACATCTACCCGCGCCTCTCGGGGCGCCGGCACGTCGAGTTCGCGATCGAGACCAAGGACGCCGACAACGATCCCGACGCGATCATCGAGCGCGTGGGCCTCTCCGCCGAGGACGCCGATCGGCCCGCAGGCGACTACTCCAAGGGGATGCGCCAGCGCCTCGCGACCGGAATGGCCCTCGTCGGCGACCCCGACCTGTTGATCATGGACGAGCCCTCGAGCGGCCTCGATCCCCACGGCATCCGGGAGATGCAGGACCTGGTTCGCGCCGAGGCCGAGCGCGGAACGACCGTCTTCTTCTCGAGTCACATCCTCCAGCACGTCGAGGCGGTCTGTGACCGCGTCGGGGTGTTGAACAACGGCGAACTCGTCGCCGTCGACACCATCGAGGGGCTCCGCGAGGAGATCGGCGGCGGCGCGACGATGGAACTGACCCTCGTCGAGGCGGCCGCGGGCCTGCGCGAGACCGCCGCATCGGTCGCCGGCATCACCGACGTCGTCGCGTCTGACCACGCCCTCGAGTGTACGGTCACCGATCCGGCCGCGAAAGCGGACCTCGTGATCGCGCTCGACGGTGCGGGGGCGACGATCCAGGACGTGCGGATCGATGACGTCTCGCTCGAGACGCTGTTCACGGCGCTGACGAACGGCGACGAACGCGAGGCGGCGACCGAGACCGAGGCTGCTCCGGCGACCGCGTCGGAGTCGGAGGTGGCCCGATGA
- a CDS encoding aminotransferase class V-fold PLP-dependent enzyme: MSQQNLESLDVGAIRDEFPILEREFDGQQVVYLDNAATTQTPDPVVDAMSDYYRESNANIHRGIHHLSQEASIMYEEAHDRVAEFINADGREEVIFTKNTTEGENLIAYAWGLNELGPGDEIVLTEMEHHASLVTWQQIGKRTGADVKYIRIDEDQRLDMDHARELITDDTAIVSAVHVSNTLGTVNPVSELTDLAHEHGALSFIDGAQAVPNRPVDVEAIDADFYAFSGHKMAGPTGIGVLYGKQHLLEEMEPYLYGGGMIRKVTYEDSTWGDLPWKFEPGTPQIAEAVGLEAAINWLEDIGMERIQAHEEEIARYAYEQLESEDDVEIYGPEPGPDRGGLVSFNIEGVHAHDLASIMNDHTIAVRAGDHCTQPLHDKLGVPASTRASFYVYNTREEVDKLVAALDDARQLFA; this comes from the coding sequence ATGAGTCAACAGAACCTCGAGTCGCTCGACGTCGGAGCGATTCGCGACGAGTTCCCCATCCTCGAGCGCGAGTTCGACGGCCAGCAGGTCGTCTATCTCGACAACGCGGCGACGACCCAGACCCCCGATCCGGTCGTCGACGCGATGAGCGATTACTACCGCGAGTCCAACGCGAACATCCACCGGGGGATCCACCACCTCAGCCAGGAGGCCTCCATCATGTACGAGGAGGCCCACGACCGAGTCGCCGAGTTCATCAACGCCGATGGCCGCGAGGAGGTCATCTTCACCAAGAACACGACCGAAGGCGAGAACCTCATCGCCTACGCGTGGGGCCTGAACGAACTCGGCCCCGGCGACGAGATCGTCCTCACGGAGATGGAACACCACGCCTCGCTGGTCACGTGGCAACAGATCGGCAAGCGAACCGGCGCCGACGTGAAGTACATCCGGATCGACGAGGACCAGCGCCTCGACATGGACCACGCCCGCGAACTGATCACCGACGACACCGCCATCGTCTCGGCGGTCCACGTCTCCAACACGCTGGGCACGGTTAACCCCGTCTCCGAACTCACGGATCTCGCCCACGAACACGGGGCGCTCTCCTTCATCGACGGCGCGCAGGCAGTCCCTAACCGCCCTGTCGACGTCGAGGCCATCGACGCCGACTTCTACGCCTTCTCCGGTCACAAGATGGCCGGTCCCACCGGGATCGGCGTCCTCTACGGCAAACAGCACCTCCTCGAGGAGATGGAGCCCTACCTCTACGGCGGCGGCATGATCCGGAAGGTCACCTACGAGGACTCCACGTGGGGCGACCTCCCCTGGAAGTTCGAACCCGGAACGCCACAGATCGCCGAAGCCGTAGGCCTCGAGGCCGCCATCAACTGGCTCGAGGACATCGGCATGGAGCGCATCCAGGCCCACGAGGAGGAGATCGCCCGCTACGCCTACGAGCAACTCGAGAGCGAGGACGACGTTGAGATCTACGGTCCCGAGCCGGGGCCCGACCGCGGCGGTCTCGTCAGCTTCAACATCGAGGGCGTCCACGCCCACGACCTGGCCTCGATCATGAACGACCACACGATCGCGGTTCGGGCCGGCGACCACTGTACCCAGCCGCTTCACGACAAGCTCGGCGTACCGGCCTCGACTCGAGCGTCGTTCTACGTCTATAACACGCGAGAGGAAGTCGACAAGCTGGTCGCGGCGCTCGACGACGCGCGTCAGCTGTTCGCATAA